From the Quercus lobata isolate SW786 chromosome 6, ValleyOak3.0 Primary Assembly, whole genome shotgun sequence genome, one window contains:
- the LOC115949741 gene encoding uncharacterized protein LOC115949741: MNILIWNNRGALKPSFQTYVHELARRHDPAILVVMETKLGGNKAKEVTDRLPFDGVIHTETIGLIGGLWLLWNEDQVEIQELAKTEQEIHVEVKVCVLNLSWIFSAIYASPRNVERCILWSNLSKVAELHNKPWIMADDFNEPLVNEDKFGGRGVSMNRSLAFKDCLDLCSMVDMGFSGPRDMYVAESIEVFSKEATIWNRDHFGNINQKKRRIMARIYGAQKALSISRRKRNHIASVKDERALWLTDEREVMEHFRSGFVSLYTTSFEAASRVPSYEVSWQVQLPEQAKDSIGAMVNLEEIKDALWSMKLYKAPGPDGLHVGFFQRFWLVVGESVKEEVRRV, from the exons ATGAATATACTGATTTGGAACAATAGAGGAGCATTAAAACCCTCATTTCAGACTTATGTTCATGAGTTAGCTCGGCGGCATGATCCGGCTATTCTGGTAGTTATGGAGACTAAATTGGGTGGTAACAAAGCCAAAGAAGTCACTGATAGGCTGCCATTTGATGGAGTCATCCATACGGAGACGATTGGTCTCATTGGTGGGCTGTGGTTGTTGTGGAATGAGGACCAGGTGGAGATTCAGGAGCTAGCTAAAACAGAGCAGGAAATTCATGTAGAAGTAAAGGTATGTGTCTTAAATCTCTCATGGATTTTCTCTGCCATATATGCTAGTCCTAGGAATGTGGAAAGATGCATTCTTTGGAGCAATTTATCTAAGGTTGCAGAATTGCATAATAAGCCATGGATTATGGCAGACGATTTTAATGAACCTCTTGTGAATGAGGATAAATTTGGAGGCAGGGGTGTTAGTATGAATAGGTCTCTAGCATTCAAAGATTGCTTAGATTTATGCAGTATGGTTGATATGGGCTTTTCTGGTCCAAG GGACATGTACGTAGCTGAATCTATTGAGGTTTTCTCTAAGGAAGCAACCATTTGGAACAGGGACCATTTTGGAAACATCAACCAGAAGAAGAGGAGAATCATGGCTAGAATCTATGGTGCCCAAAAAGCTCTTTCCATCT CAAGAAGGAAAAGGAACCATATTGCCTCGGTCAAAGATGAGAGGGCGTTGTGGTTAACTGATGAGAGAGAAGTCATGGAGCACTTTAGAAGTGGTTTTGTCTCCTTGTATACCACTTCTTTTGAGGCGGCCTCTCGGGTTCCAAGTTATGAAGTATCTTGGCAGGTGCAATTGCCCGAGCAAGCTAAGGATTCTATTGGTGCCATGGTCAATTTGGAGGAAATTAAAGATGCTTTATGGTCCATGAAACTGTATAAGGCTCCGGGTCCGGATGGTCTTCATGTTGGATTTTTTCAACGTTTTTGGCTTGTAGTAGGGGAATCTGTTAAGGAGGAAGTTAGGAGAGTTTAA